A stretch of Pseudoprevotella muciniphila DNA encodes these proteins:
- a CDS encoding S9 family peptidase produces MKSLLATVLITTIVLNTDAQTFIGKQTPEMTSDRMTPEVLWSMGRIGTFNVSPDGNTAVYTVTYYSVEQNKSHSVIYVLNLNSKAQTLLTTSPKSEYSPVFIKNGQKIAYLTAESGTSQLWEMNVDGTDKRQISFEKDDISEFLFSPDEKLLILIKEVETDASIAKNDSDLPKASGMVINNLMYKHWDTYVKSIPHPFVARFNGDRIEDSTDILEGEPYECPMMPFGGIEQLSWSPDSKSIAYTCRKKTGKAYAISTDSDIFLYDIATKSVKNLCKQADWTEQPCDTTMSLEHQAVNHQQKDNNVGYDQNPAFSPDGQRIAWLSMERDGYESDRTRLCVYEFATGNKTYVTEKFESGVDQFLWMPNSKNLCFSGVWHGKTQIYTTNLKGDVKPLTDEVADFSLVSLAPNGKDIFCKKHSMKQADEVYLLKGNKLEQITFENKHIYDRLTMGNVEERWVATTDGKKELCWVIYPPHFDATKKYPALLFCEGGPQSPVSQFWSYRWNFQIMAANDYIIIAPNRRGLPGFGMEWLEQISGDYSGQCMQDYLSAIDDLKKEPYVDEEHLGAVGASFGGYSVYWLAGNHDKRFKAFIAHDGIYNTQQQYVETEEMWFPNWDLKSAPWIKNAEGQMQKAFRESPHLYVDKWDTPILCIHGQRDFRIEYTQAESAFSAARLRGIPAQLLLFPDENHWVLKPQNGILWQRTFFRWLDRWLKPDNK; encoded by the coding sequence ATAAAGTCATTATTAGCAACAGTCCTAATCACAACTATCGTTTTGAACACCGACGCGCAGACATTTATCGGAAAGCAGACACCAGAGATGACTTCTGACAGAATGACGCCCGAAGTGCTCTGGAGTATGGGACGTATCGGGACGTTCAATGTGTCGCCTGATGGCAACACTGCCGTTTACACGGTAACTTATTACAGTGTGGAACAGAACAAGAGCCATAGCGTGATTTATGTGCTCAATCTTAATTCCAAGGCACAGACACTTCTCACCACCAGCCCTAAGAGCGAGTATTCTCCCGTATTTATCAAGAACGGACAGAAAATAGCATACCTCACAGCAGAGAGTGGTACATCACAACTCTGGGAGATGAATGTTGACGGTACGGACAAGCGTCAGATTTCGTTCGAAAAGGATGACATATCAGAATTCCTTTTTTCGCCTGATGAGAAACTGCTAATTCTCATAAAAGAAGTAGAAACAGACGCATCTATTGCTAAGAACGACAGCGACTTACCCAAGGCATCAGGCATGGTAATAAACAATCTGATGTACAAGCACTGGGACACGTATGTTAAGAGTATTCCGCATCCTTTCGTGGCACGTTTCAATGGCGACAGAATAGAAGATAGCACAGATATTCTGGAAGGTGAGCCATACGAATGTCCCATGATGCCTTTCGGTGGTATCGAGCAGTTGTCATGGAGCCCGGATTCAAAGTCGATTGCCTATACTTGCCGCAAGAAGACGGGTAAGGCTTACGCCATCAGCACAGACAGCGACATTTTCCTCTACGACATTGCCACGAAGTCTGTGAAAAACCTCTGCAAACAAGCAGACTGGACAGAACAGCCATGCGACACCACGATGTCGCTGGAACATCAGGCAGTCAATCATCAGCAGAAAGACAACAACGTGGGTTATGACCAAAATCCTGCCTTCTCGCCCGATGGTCAGCGCATTGCCTGGCTCTCCATGGAACGCGACGGCTACGAAAGCGACCGCACAAGGCTCTGTGTATATGAATTTGCAACAGGCAACAAGACTTACGTTACTGAAAAGTTCGAGAGTGGAGTAGATCAGTTCCTCTGGATGCCTAATTCCAAGAACTTATGTTTCTCAGGTGTGTGGCATGGCAAGACACAGATTTACACTACAAATCTCAAAGGCGACGTCAAACCGCTGACGGACGAAGTGGCAGACTTCTCGCTCGTGAGTCTGGCACCAAACGGTAAAGACATCTTCTGCAAGAAGCACTCCATGAAACAAGCAGATGAAGTGTATTTGCTGAAAGGAAACAAACTTGAACAAATCACGTTTGAGAACAAGCACATCTACGACCGCCTCACGATGGGTAATGTGGAAGAACGCTGGGTCGCTACTACCGACGGTAAGAAAGAACTCTGCTGGGTGATTTATCCGCCGCATTTCGATGCCACGAAAAAATATCCCGCCCTCCTGTTCTGCGAAGGCGGTCCGCAGTCACCCGTCAGTCAGTTCTGGAGTTACAGATGGAACTTCCAGATAATGGCTGCGAATGACTATATCATCATAGCGCCAAACCGACGTGGTCTGCCCGGTTTCGGCATGGAATGGCTTGAACAGATAAGTGGCGACTATTCGGGACAATGTATGCAGGATTACCTTTCCGCTATTGACGACCTGAAGAAAGAACCATACGTCGATGAAGAGCATCTTGGTGCCGTAGGTGCAAGTTTCGGCGGCTACAGTGTATATTGGCTTGCAGGAAACCACGACAAGCGCTTCAAGGCATTCATAGCGCACGACGGCATATACAACACACAACAGCAATATGTAGAAACAGAAGAAATGTGGTTTCCTAATTGGGACCTCAAGTCTGCACCATGGATTAAAAATGCCGAAGGACAGATGCAAAAGGCATTCAGGGAAAGTCCGCATCTGTATGTAGATAAATGGGACACACCGATCCTCTGCATACATGGTCAGAGAGATTTTCGTATAGAATACACGCAGGCAGAAAGTGCCTTCAGTGCCGCACGCCTTCGCGGAATACCTGCTCAGTTGTTGCTTTTCCCCGACGAAAATCATTGGGTGCTAAAACCACAAAATGGAATACTTTGGCAACGCACATTCTTCCGCTGGCTCGACCGCTGGCTCAAACCTGATAATAAATAA
- the rimM gene encoding ribosome maturation factor RimM (Essential for efficient processing of 16S rRNA) → MIRSDEVFKIGKITRTRGIKGEVEMECINDAFDDGNAEYFVLEIDGILVPFFWEEYRFKNHTTIIVMFDGISNEKEASQYVGCNVFYPFSKVATDETHLLSWKAFEGYSVTGQNEEHIGEIIHVDDRNDNIVITVEQPSGKTALLPLHEDLILECDHKKRFVKLIIAEGLLDLN, encoded by the coding sequence ATGATAAGAAGCGACGAAGTATTCAAGATTGGCAAAATCACCAGAACGCGTGGCATCAAAGGCGAAGTTGAAATGGAATGTATCAACGATGCCTTCGATGATGGGAATGCAGAATATTTCGTGCTTGAGATTGATGGTATTCTCGTGCCGTTCTTTTGGGAGGAATATCGCTTTAAGAACCATACGACCATAATTGTCATGTTCGATGGAATCAGCAATGAGAAAGAGGCATCACAATATGTGGGTTGCAATGTGTTCTATCCCTTTAGCAAGGTTGCCACGGACGAAACACACCTGCTTTCCTGGAAAGCATTTGAAGGCTATAGCGTGACGGGGCAAAATGAGGAGCATATCGGTGAAATCATTCACGTTGACGACAGGAACGACAACATTGTCATAACCGTTGAACAACCATCAGGCAAAACGGCATTGCTCCCGCTCCACGAGGACCTGATCTTGGAATGTGACCACAAAAAGCGCTTCGTTAAACTAATCATAGCAGAAGGATTGCTCGACCTCAACTAA
- a CDS encoding DUF1015 domain-containing protein has product MATVKPFKGIRPPKDLVEKVESRPYDVLESEEARLEAEGNEMSLYHIIKPEIDFEPGTSEYDPRVYEKAAENFQMFQDKGWLVQDEKESYYIYAQTMNGKTQYGLVVGAFVPDYMNGIIKKHELTRRDKEEDRMKHVRVNNANIEPVFFAYPDNTVLDSLINKYAVTVPEYDFIAPIDGFRHQFWVVENDDDIALITREFAKMPALYIADGHHRSAAAALVGAEKASQNPNHNGTEEYNYFMAVCFQASQLTILDYNRVVRDLNGMTEEEFLKALEKNFIVCEKGTDEYRPNALHEFSLYIGGKWYSLTAKAGTYDESDPIGVLDVDISSRLILDELLDIKDLRSSKRIDFVGGLRGLGELKRRVDSGEMKMALALYPVTMQQIMDIADSGKIMPPKATWFEPKLRSGLVIHKLS; this is encoded by the coding sequence GTGGCTACAGTAAAACCATTCAAAGGCATACGTCCGCCAAAAGATTTGGTGGAAAAGGTAGAGAGTCGCCCATACGATGTTCTCGAATCGGAAGAAGCACGCCTAGAAGCCGAAGGCAATGAAATGTCGCTCTATCACATCATAAAGCCTGAAATAGATTTTGAACCAGGAACAAGTGAATATGACCCACGTGTCTATGAAAAGGCTGCGGAGAATTTCCAGATGTTCCAAGATAAAGGCTGGCTCGTGCAGGACGAAAAAGAATCGTACTATATCTATGCACAGACCATGAACGGCAAGACACAGTATGGTCTCGTCGTAGGTGCTTTCGTGCCGGACTACATGAACGGCATCATCAAGAAGCACGAACTGACACGTCGAGACAAGGAAGAAGACCGCATGAAACATGTTCGCGTGAATAATGCCAACATAGAGCCCGTTTTCTTCGCTTATCCCGACAACACTGTGCTTGACAGCCTGATTAACAAATATGCTGTAACAGTACCGGAATATGACTTCATTGCACCTATTGATGGTTTCCGTCATCAGTTCTGGGTAGTAGAAAACGATGACGACATCGCACTTATTACACGTGAATTTGCAAAAATGCCTGCCCTGTATATTGCAGATGGACACCATCGCAGTGCTGCAGCGGCTCTCGTTGGCGCTGAAAAGGCAAGCCAGAATCCAAATCATAATGGTACAGAAGAGTATAACTACTTCATGGCTGTTTGTTTCCAAGCTTCACAGCTGACCATTCTTGATTACAATCGTGTGGTACGCGACCTCAATGGCATGACAGAAGAAGAGTTCCTCAAGGCACTCGAAAAGAATTTCATCGTCTGCGAAAAAGGCACGGATGAATACCGTCCGAATGCCCTTCACGAGTTCTCGCTCTATATCGGTGGAAAATGGTATAGCCTAACTGCCAAGGCAGGTACATACGACGAAAGCGACCCGATAGGTGTGCTTGACGTGGATATTTCTTCCCGACTTATCCTCGACGAACTCTTAGACATCAAAGACCTCAGAAGCAGCAAACGCATCGACTTTGTCGGAGGACTGCGCGGTCTGGGAGAACTTAAGCGCCGTGTGGACAGCGGAGAGATGAAAATGGCACTTGCCTTATATCCTGTAACAATGCAGCAAATCATGGATATCGCAGACAGCGGCAAAATCATGCCGCCAAAAGCCACATGGTTTGAACCGAAACTACGCAGCGGACTGGTTATCCATAAATTGTCATAG
- the serC gene encoding 3-phosphoserine/phosphohydroxythreonine transaminase translates to MKKYNFGAGPSILPQEVMKATSDACVDFNGIGLSLMEISHRSKDWQVIMDEIDVLFKETLGVPEGYSVIFLGGGASLEFCMVPYNFLEKKAAYLNTGVWAKKAMKEAKLFGEVVEVASSADANYTFIPKDFEVPADADYFHITTNNTIYGTELRKDLDSPVPLIADMSSDIFSRPVDVSKYGMIYGGAQKNLAMAGVTFVVVKNELLGKVSRQIPTMLDYRTHIDKGSMFNTPPVVPIYSAYQNLKWIQRQGGVEAMAKRAADRAEVVYGEIDRNRLFKGTANEEDRSYMNICFVMNDEYKDLEKDFLEFALGKGMVGLKGHRSVGGFRASCYNAMPIEGAKALVEVMKEFEAKH, encoded by the coding sequence ATGAAAAAATACAATTTCGGTGCGGGACCATCTATCCTCCCGCAAGAAGTGATGAAAGCAACATCTGATGCATGTGTTGACTTCAATGGCATCGGTCTTTCACTGATGGAAATCAGCCACCGATCAAAGGACTGGCAGGTCATTATGGACGAAATCGACGTACTGTTCAAGGAAACACTCGGTGTGCCCGAAGGCTACTCAGTTATTTTTCTCGGCGGCGGTGCAAGTCTGGAATTCTGCATGGTACCTTACAATTTCCTCGAGAAGAAGGCTGCCTATCTGAACACAGGTGTTTGGGCAAAGAAGGCCATGAAGGAAGCAAAACTCTTCGGTGAAGTAGTAGAAGTGGCTTCATCTGCTGATGCCAACTATACATTCATACCAAAAGATTTTGAAGTGCCTGCTGATGCTGACTATTTCCACATCACGACGAACAACACTATCTATGGTACAGAACTTCGCAAGGATCTCGACAGCCCCGTGCCACTTATTGCCGACATGTCGAGCGACATCTTCTCTCGACCTGTTGATGTCAGCAAATATGGCATGATTTATGGTGGTGCACAGAAGAACCTTGCTATGGCAGGTGTTACTTTCGTAGTAGTGAAGAACGAACTTCTCGGCAAAGTTAGCCGCCAGATTCCTACAATGCTCGACTATCGCACACATATCGACAAAGGGTCTATGTTCAATACCCCGCCTGTAGTACCCATCTATAGTGCATATCAGAACCTGAAATGGATACAGCGTCAGGGTGGTGTAGAAGCCATGGCAAAACGTGCTGCCGATCGCGCTGAAGTTGTTTACGGTGAAATAGACCGCAACCGCCTGTTCAAGGGTACGGCTAACGAAGAGGACCGCTCATACATGAACATCTGCTTCGTGATGAACGACGAGTACAAAGACCTTGAGAAAGACTTCCTCGAATTCGCTCTTGGCAAAGGTATGGTAGGTCTTAAGGGACACCGCAGCGTAGGTGGTTTCCGTGCATCTTGCTACAACGCTATGCCTATCGAAGGTGCGAAAGCACTTGTAGAAGTGATGAAGGAATTTGAAGCAAAACATTAA
- a CDS encoding NAD(P)-dependent oxidoreductase, whose product MKVLVATEKPFAAAAVDGIRQETEAAGNELVLLEKYTEKAQLLEAVKDADALIIRSDKVDAEVLEAAKQLKIVVRAGAGFDNVDLAAATAKKVVVENTPGQNSNAVAELVFGMLVYAVRNFYNGKAGTELLGKKLGILAFGNVGRNVARIAKGFGMDVYAYDAYCPAEVIESAGVHAVANQEELFELCDVVSLHIPATPETKQSINYDLVGKMRKGGILANTARKDVIDEPGLIKLMQERPDLKYVTDIKPDADAEFAQLEGRYFSTPKKMGAQTQEANINAGIAAAKQITAFFKDGCTKFQVNK is encoded by the coding sequence ATGAAAGTATTAGTAGCAACTGAAAAGCCTTTTGCTGCAGCCGCAGTGGACGGTATTCGTCAGGAAACAGAAGCAGCGGGCAACGAACTGGTGCTTCTTGAGAAATACACCGAAAAGGCACAACTTCTCGAAGCAGTGAAGGACGCCGATGCACTCATCATACGTTCAGACAAAGTAGATGCAGAAGTGCTCGAAGCCGCTAAACAGTTGAAGATCGTAGTTCGCGCAGGTGCAGGTTTCGACAATGTTGACCTTGCTGCTGCAACGGCAAAGAAGGTCGTAGTGGAAAACACTCCTGGTCAGAACTCAAACGCTGTAGCAGAACTTGTGTTCGGCATGTTGGTTTATGCTGTCCGCAACTTCTATAACGGCAAGGCAGGAACAGAACTTTTGGGCAAGAAACTGGGTATCCTTGCTTTCGGCAATGTAGGCCGTAACGTGGCACGCATAGCGAAGGGCTTTGGTATGGATGTTTATGCATACGATGCATACTGCCCTGCAGAAGTCATTGAAAGTGCTGGTGTGCATGCCGTTGCTAATCAGGAAGAACTCTTTGAATTGTGCGACGTTGTTTCACTGCATATTCCCGCAACGCCTGAAACCAAACAGAGCATCAACTACGACCTCGTAGGCAAGATGCGTAAGGGTGGCATTCTCGCCAATACTGCACGCAAAGATGTGATTGATGAGCCAGGGCTTATCAAACTGATGCAGGAACGCCCTGACTTGAAGTATGTAACGGATATCAAACCCGACGCAGATGCTGAATTTGCACAACTCGAGGGTCGCTATTTCAGTACACCTAAAAAGATGGGTGCGCAGACTCAGGAGGCAAACATCAATGCAGGTATCGCTGCAGCAAAGCAGATCACGGCATTCTTCAAGGATGGTTGCACAAAATTCCAGGTGAACAAGTAA
- a CDS encoding MFS transporter: MANSNLKTLRDSAAMRWIALLLLALAMFCSYIFMDILSPIKDLMLSQRGWDSTAFGTMQGAETFLNVFVFFLIFAGIILDKMGVRFTALLSGAVMLVGALIKYYAIADTFIGSDIEKWFTENLNYIPGLDELGVSPFYKGMPASAKVAAIGFMIFGCGVEMAGITVSRGIVKWFKGREMALAMGSEMALARLGVATCMIFSPFFAKLGGNVSVSRSVAFGVVLLMIALIMFIVYFFMDKKLDEQTGEAEEKDGPFKVSDIGQILSSSGFWLVALLCVLYYSAIFPFQKYAVNMLQCNLHLTTPEKGSFWADDSVTIVQYVIMLIVAAAGFASNFMKKKDLKYAMLVVSIISLLVYCYMGYMRQSAEAIFAVFPLLAVLITPILGNYVDHKGKAASMLILGSLLLIACHLTFAFVLPLCGNSPVGGVVIAYITILVLGASFSLVPASLWPSVPKLVEPKIIGSAYALIFWIQNIGLWLFPLLIGKVLEGTNPELAAKIKAIKETTKHAVEAGNMTIQEANAQVAAVSENVAVSYNYTWPLVMLAALGVAAFFLGLLLKAVDKKKGIGLEEPNIK; this comes from the coding sequence ATGGCAAATTCAAACTTGAAAACATTACGCGATTCTGCAGCTATGCGGTGGATAGCACTGCTTCTGCTTGCTCTCGCGATGTTCTGTTCCTACATCTTTATGGACATCCTTTCGCCCATCAAGGACCTGATGTTAAGTCAACGAGGGTGGGATTCTACTGCTTTTGGAACAATGCAAGGTGCAGAAACGTTCCTCAATGTGTTTGTGTTCTTCCTTATCTTTGCAGGAATAATTCTTGATAAGATGGGGGTAAGATTTACAGCTCTTCTTTCTGGAGCTGTAATGCTTGTTGGTGCATTAATTAAATATTATGCAATAGCCGATACTTTTATAGGTAGCGATATCGAAAAGTGGTTTACAGAGAATCTCAATTATATACCAGGTCTTGATGAACTTGGTGTGTCGCCATTCTATAAAGGTATGCCAGCCTCTGCTAAAGTAGCTGCAATTGGTTTTATGATTTTCGGATGTGGAGTAGAAATGGCAGGTATTACTGTTAGCCGTGGTATAGTAAAATGGTTCAAGGGACGTGAAATGGCTCTTGCAATGGGCTCTGAAATGGCTCTTGCACGTCTTGGAGTTGCAACCTGTATGATTTTCTCACCTTTCTTTGCAAAATTAGGCGGAAATGTAAGTGTTTCACGTTCTGTTGCCTTCGGCGTTGTACTACTTATGATTGCACTCATCATGTTTATAGTCTATTTCTTTATGGATAAAAAACTTGATGAACAAACAGGTGAAGCAGAGGAAAAAGATGGTCCATTCAAAGTAAGCGACATAGGACAAATCCTATCTTCAAGTGGATTCTGGCTTGTAGCACTACTTTGTGTACTTTACTATTCAGCAATTTTCCCCTTCCAGAAGTATGCTGTAAACATGCTCCAATGCAACCTCCACCTGACAACACCAGAAAAGGGTAGTTTCTGGGCGGATGATTCTGTTACTATCGTGCAGTACGTCATCATGCTTATTGTTGCTGCAGCAGGATTTGCAAGCAACTTTATGAAGAAAAAAGACCTTAAGTACGCAATGCTTGTAGTGTCTATAATATCGTTATTAGTATATTGCTATATGGGATATATGCGACAGTCTGCAGAAGCAATCTTTGCGGTCTTCCCACTCTTGGCTGTGCTTATAACACCTATTCTTGGAAATTATGTGGATCATAAAGGAAAGGCTGCATCAATGTTAATACTTGGCTCTTTATTACTCATTGCTTGCCACCTTACTTTTGCCTTCGTGCTTCCGCTTTGCGGAAATTCACCTGTTGGAGGTGTCGTAATCGCTTATATCACGATTTTAGTTCTTGGAGCCAGTTTCTCTCTCGTTCCAGCCTCATTGTGGCCAAGTGTACCAAAGCTTGTTGAACCAAAAATTATAGGTTCTGCTTATGCACTTATCTTCTGGATTCAGAATATTGGTTTGTGGCTCTTTCCTCTTCTCATTGGTAAAGTGCTTGAAGGTACAAATCCAGAATTAGCGGCAAAGATAAAGGCCATTAAAGAGACAACTAAACATGCAGTTGAAGCAGGCAATATGACAATTCAGGAAGCGAACGCACAAGTCGCTGCCGTTTCTGAAAATGTGGCAGTATCTTATAACTACACATGGCCACTCGTTATGCTTGCAGCACTCGGAGTTGCTGCGTTCTTCCTAGGTCTGTTACTAAAAGCCGTAGATAAGAAAAAAGGTATTGGTCTTGAAGAGCCTAATATCAAATAA
- the rseP gene encoding RIP metalloprotease RseP produces the protein METFLIRALQLILCLSLLVFLHEGGHFLMARLFKVRVKKFALFFDPWFSLLKFKPKKSHTTYVLGWVPLGGYVQIDGMVDETQKASDLSEEVHPWEFRAKPAWQRLLIMLGGVIVNFLVALFIYAMILFVWGDSYVPIEKYEHGFKFNTEAKALGFQDGDILIGTNRNKIDRFDRKNITFIYQDLTSATSATVLRGGKEVSITLPGDLNMLEMAKKHPPFITLLEPAVIDSMAANEPAAKSGKMHVGDKIVAYNGVQVSTWNEIDSIRTIIADKLATVTTQEDSVKLRNVSLVVQHADGTVDSLTNFALNENYQMGVFRQLPQKYMQYKTAREYGLIEAIPAGIEYGWKTLKYYVLSLKYVFTADGAKSVGSFGAIGSLFPASWDWMRFWEMTAFISIILAFMNVLPIPALDGGHVLFLLFEMVTRRKPSDKFMTYAEYVGITLILLLMAFAIFNDFRNFVF, from the coding sequence ATGGAAACATTTTTGATAAGGGCTTTGCAACTCATCTTGTGCCTGTCACTTCTCGTGTTTCTCCACGAAGGCGGACACTTTCTCATGGCAAGGCTCTTCAAGGTAAGAGTAAAGAAATTCGCTCTGTTCTTCGACCCGTGGTTCAGTCTCCTGAAATTTAAGCCTAAGAAAAGTCATACCACGTATGTTCTGGGCTGGGTGCCCCTCGGCGGTTACGTACAGATAGACGGCATGGTGGACGAGACACAGAAAGCGTCGGACTTAAGCGAAGAAGTGCACCCATGGGAGTTCCGTGCGAAACCTGCTTGGCAGCGACTGCTGATCATGTTGGGCGGAGTCATTGTAAACTTCCTTGTAGCATTATTTATTTATGCGATGATTTTGTTCGTCTGGGGCGACAGTTATGTGCCTATTGAAAAATACGAGCACGGTTTCAAATTCAATACAGAGGCAAAGGCACTCGGATTTCAGGACGGCGACATACTGATTGGCACAAACAGGAATAAGATAGACCGTTTCGACCGCAAGAACATCACGTTCATCTATCAGGACCTGACCAGCGCAACATCTGCCACTGTTCTGCGCGGCGGAAAAGAAGTGAGCATTACTCTTCCCGGCGACCTGAACATGCTTGAAATGGCAAAGAAACACCCACCATTCATCACTCTGCTCGAACCGGCAGTCATAGACAGCATGGCAGCAAACGAACCTGCAGCGAAAAGCGGTAAGATGCACGTGGGCGACAAGATTGTGGCATACAATGGTGTTCAGGTTTCTACATGGAACGAAATTGATAGCATACGTACGATTATTGCGGACAAATTGGCTACAGTTACAACACAGGAAGACAGCGTCAAATTGAGGAACGTAAGTCTGGTCGTTCAGCATGCAGACGGCACTGTAGACTCTCTGACCAACTTCGCGCTCAACGAGAACTATCAGATGGGTGTGTTCCGCCAACTTCCGCAGAAGTATATGCAATACAAGACTGCACGTGAATACGGGCTGATTGAAGCCATTCCCGCAGGTATTGAATATGGATGGAAAACGCTGAAATACTACGTCTTGAGTCTTAAATACGTATTTACGGCTGACGGCGCAAAGAGTGTGGGCAGTTTTGGTGCTATCGGCAGCCTGTTCCCTGCTTCATGGGACTGGATGCGTTTCTGGGAGATGACGGCTTTCATCAGCATCATTCTTGCTTTCATGAACGTCCTGCCCATTCCTGCCCTTGACGGCGGCCATGTCCTGTTCCTTCTCTTCGAGATGGTAACACGACGCAAACCAAGCGACAAATTCATGACATACGCTGAATACGTAGGTATCACGCTTATCCTGCTCCTGATGGCCTTTGCCATTTTCAATGACTTCAGAAATTTTGTGTTTTAG
- a CDS encoding 1-deoxy-D-xylulose-5-phosphate reductoisomerase: MKKIAIIGSTGSIGTQSLDVIRQHSDLFEARVLTANNNADLLISQAREFKPDAVVIANESKYDYVSEALSDLPIKVYAGSQALCDVVEMPSVDVVIAALVGFAGLPSTISAIKAGKTIALANKETLVVAGELVTGLAWKNKAPILPVDSEHSAIFQSLTGEGKNKIEKILLTASGGPFRNLGQEELAHVTSEQALKHPNWSMGAKITIDSATMMNKGFEMIEAKWLFGVSPDKIEVVVHPESIIHSAVQFEDGSVKAQLGVPDMRLPIQYALSYPDRLHLEASRLNLFDIGALHFEHPDFERFRPLKLAYNAAHKGGNMPCILNAANEVANLAFREGRISFPKLSEVLEITMQTATFSATPTLDTYYDTDVEARRIAEEFCQ, translated from the coding sequence ATGAAGAAAATTGCAATAATTGGTTCAACGGGTTCAATAGGCACACAGTCGCTCGACGTTATTCGCCAGCATAGCGACCTTTTCGAGGCACGTGTTCTTACCGCCAACAATAATGCCGATTTGCTCATTTCTCAAGCCAGGGAGTTTAAGCCTGACGCAGTAGTCATAGCCAATGAAAGCAAATACGACTATGTGAGCGAAGCATTGTCAGATTTGCCCATCAAGGTATATGCCGGTTCTCAGGCGCTTTGCGATGTTGTAGAAATGCCTTCTGTGGATGTCGTCATAGCAGCACTTGTTGGCTTTGCTGGTCTTCCTTCAACCATTTCTGCCATAAAAGCAGGCAAGACTATTGCGCTCGCCAATAAGGAAACACTTGTCGTTGCAGGTGAACTTGTAACGGGGTTGGCATGGAAGAACAAAGCACCCATACTACCTGTTGACAGCGAACATTCTGCGATTTTTCAGTCGTTGACGGGCGAAGGGAAGAACAAGATTGAAAAAATCCTGCTCACAGCAAGTGGCGGTCCATTCAGAAATCTCGGACAAGAAGAATTGGCACACGTTACGTCAGAACAGGCACTGAAACACCCTAATTGGTCAATGGGGGCAAAAATTACGATAGATTCCGCCACTATGATGAACAAGGGCTTTGAAATGATAGAAGCAAAATGGTTGTTTGGCGTGTCGCCGGATAAAATAGAAGTGGTGGTACACCCTGAAAGCATCATTCATTCAGCCGTGCAGTTTGAGGATGGTAGCGTGAAGGCACAACTCGGTGTACCCGACATGCGTCTCCCCATTCAATATGCCCTGTCCTACCCTGACAGGCTGCATCTCGAAGCCAGCCGCCTCAACTTGTTCGATATTGGTGCACTTCATTTCGAACATCCTGATTTCGAGCGTTTCCGCCCGTTGAAACTGGCGTATAATGCTGCGCATAAGGGTGGTAACATGCCCTGTATTCTTAATGCTGCAAACGAAGTGGCAAACCTGGCATTCCGTGAAGGTCGCATCAGCTTCCCGAAACTTTCGGAAGTGCTGGAGATTACAATGCAGACAGCCACATTCTCTGCAACTCCCACCCTCGACACTTATTATGACACTGATGTCGAAGCGCGTCGCATTGCAGAAGAATTCTGTCAATAA